One genomic segment of Acinetobacter oleivorans DR1 includes these proteins:
- a CDS encoding monovalent cation/H+ antiporter subunit F, with protein MTILPYALGISSIAITISMLLCLFRLVIGPSIVDRLLALDTLFLNATCLIVVLGIYWMTTSLFEGALLVAMLGFVSTAALARYFTTGHVID; from the coding sequence ATGACCATCCTACCCTATGCTCTAGGTATTAGCTCAATTGCCATTACCATCTCTATGCTACTTTGCCTCTTCAGATTGGTCATAGGCCCATCAATTGTAGATCGGCTTTTAGCACTCGATACTCTCTTCTTAAATGCAACTTGCCTCATTGTTGTTTTAGGCATTTATTGGATGACGACCTCTTTATTTGAAGGAGCCCTACTGGTTGCAATGCTAGGTTTCGTATCTACAGCAGCCTTAGCACGTTACTTCACAACTGGTCATGTAATTGATTAA
- a CDS encoding Na+/H+ antiporter subunit C has translation MISLEFLLASAIGLLVATGIYLILRARTFPVVLGLAVIGYAVNLFLFAMGRLQISSPAILTETTKITDPLPQALVLTAIVIGFATTAFIVQLALRSRYESGSDHVDAKEDISPTYDPREDEP, from the coding sequence ATGATCAGTTTAGAATTCTTATTGGCTTCTGCGATTGGTTTACTTGTTGCCACAGGTATTTATCTGATTTTACGTGCTCGTACTTTCCCTGTCGTGCTTGGATTAGCTGTAATTGGCTATGCTGTAAACCTATTTTTATTTGCCATGGGCCGATTACAAATTAGCTCACCCGCAATTTTAACTGAGACAACAAAAATAACCGATCCACTTCCTCAAGCGCTGGTGTTAACAGCCATTGTGATCGGTTTTGCAACCACCGCTTTTATTGTACAACTGGCACTGCGTAGCCGTTATGAATCAGGTAGTGATCATGTTGATGCTAAAGAAGACATCTCTCCAACATACGACCCACGTGAGGATGAGCCGTAA
- a CDS encoding ribosome-binding factor A, which yields MAGSQRLKRMADSVQRELSELIRQELKDPRLGGLVTISAVKVSADMGYAEVYVTVMGRELGDEQSEAANKETLDVLNKASGFLRHELSRRIKTRITPRLRFHYDKTNAYGNYMFGLIEKAVNDLPKRDSDEEQ from the coding sequence ATGGCGGGTAGCCAACGCTTAAAGCGCATGGCGGATTCAGTTCAACGCGAGTTGTCTGAGCTGATTCGTCAAGAGCTTAAAGATCCTCGCTTAGGTGGTCTAGTGACCATCTCTGCGGTGAAAGTCAGTGCAGACATGGGTTATGCTGAAGTTTATGTCACCGTAATGGGACGTGAGCTTGGTGATGAGCAAAGTGAAGCAGCAAATAAAGAAACTTTAGATGTATTAAATAAAGCTTCTGGTTTCTTGCGTCATGAATTGAGCCGTCGTATCAAGACACGTATTACGCCAAGATTGCGTTTCCATTATGACAAGACGAATGCTTATGGTAACTATATGTTTGGTCTGATCGAAAAAGCGGTAAATGATTTACCGAAACGCGATTCAGACGAAGAACAGTAA
- a CDS encoding Na+/H+ antiporter subunit G yields the protein MQFTMEIIVSVFLVFGAFFMLVGSIGMVRLPDLFMRLHAPTKSSTLGLGSFLIASMIFFAFQGRFGFAELLITLLAFITAPVSANLIAQAALHLRLRSLSGEVPESIERPLPWDRYKIGQRFSQNKPPMDPPKD from the coding sequence ATGCAATTTACAATGGAAATTATTGTTTCGGTCTTTCTGGTTTTTGGCGCTTTCTTTATGTTGGTCGGCTCGATTGGCATGGTGCGCTTGCCTGACTTATTCATGCGCTTACATGCACCCACAAAATCGAGTACGTTAGGATTAGGCAGCTTTTTGATTGCGTCTATGATCTTTTTTGCTTTTCAAGGCCGCTTTGGTTTTGCCGAGCTACTGATCACACTTTTAGCTTTTATTACCGCACCGGTTTCAGCAAATTTAATTGCTCAAGCTGCACTACATTTACGTTTGCGCTCATTGAGTGGAGAAGTTCCTGAGTCAATTGAACGTCCCTTGCCGTGGGACCGTTATAAAATTGGTCAGCGTTTCTCGCAAAATAAGCCGCCTATGGACCCTCCTAAAGACTAG
- a CDS encoding UvrD-helicase domain-containing protein — translation MSNIEKPKATYEQAIAIDNARLGQSFKVIAYAGTGKTTTLQMISDAMPERRGMYLAFNKAIAGEAQNKFHRNVDCRTFHSLAFRSVPRGVTDKLRLPRLSPSFIAKEYRLEPITLRRMMGGRYEKYVLMPSRLASLVANAVSYFCSTSSQYPAPRHIQAPNWLHPDDIIELQNHLYPAVERRWLESIDQNHQAGIGHDIYLKLWALSEPNIPTDYVLFDEAQDADPLMLGILLRQKNTQVIYVGDAHQQIYAWRGAINAMQQLPLAESRLTTSFRFGETIADVANALLGGLNETVPLLGNPNQKSSVVNKPHTKMRDAILCRTNARAMELLLAGLVHGDKVSLQADHQKLNRFVDAASLLKQGKRVTDVPELAWFNSWHDVHEYCETNEGSDIKPLVKLVDDHGTDPLKKALAKITPLEQADYVISTAHKAKGLEWNRVHIEDDYQFKINGLEHKISDEELRLLYVACTRAKVSLNIHHLYDLIQQLKLRAPLSLRQSVG, via the coding sequence GTGTCGAATATTGAAAAACCTAAAGCCACCTATGAGCAAGCGATTGCCATAGATAACGCACGTCTTGGGCAATCATTTAAAGTGATTGCCTATGCGGGTACAGGTAAAACTACTACATTACAAATGATTAGCGATGCCATGCCTGAACGGCGCGGTATGTATTTGGCATTTAATAAGGCCATTGCCGGCGAAGCACAGAACAAATTTCATCGTAATGTAGACTGCCGTACTTTTCACTCGCTCGCGTTTCGGAGCGTGCCGCGCGGTGTGACTGATAAATTACGCTTGCCTCGTTTAAGTCCAAGCTTTATTGCTAAAGAATATCGACTAGAACCGATTACCTTACGACGTATGATGGGTGGGCGTTACGAGAAATATGTCTTAATGCCAAGCCGTCTAGCGAGTCTTGTAGCAAATGCGGTGAGCTATTTCTGTTCAACGAGTTCTCAATATCCAGCACCTCGACATATTCAGGCACCTAACTGGTTGCATCCAGACGATATTATCGAATTACAAAATCACCTTTACCCTGCTGTAGAACGACGTTGGTTAGAGTCGATTGACCAAAACCATCAAGCTGGTATTGGACATGATATTTACCTCAAACTTTGGGCATTGTCAGAGCCAAACATTCCTACTGACTATGTCTTGTTTGATGAAGCACAAGATGCTGACCCACTAATGCTAGGTATTTTGCTTCGCCAAAAAAATACTCAAGTTATTTATGTCGGTGATGCACATCAACAAATCTACGCTTGGCGTGGTGCAATTAATGCTATGCAACAATTGCCCTTGGCCGAATCTCGGTTAACCACTTCTTTTCGTTTTGGCGAAACGATTGCCGATGTGGCCAATGCACTGCTTGGCGGTCTAAATGAAACTGTTCCCTTGCTTGGTAATCCAAACCAGAAATCAAGTGTAGTGAATAAACCGCATACCAAAATGCGTGATGCGATTTTATGCCGTACCAATGCTCGTGCAATGGAACTTTTACTGGCAGGCTTAGTTCACGGCGATAAAGTAAGTTTGCAGGCGGATCATCAAAAACTAAACCGTTTTGTAGACGCCGCAAGTCTCTTAAAGCAAGGAAAACGAGTTACTGACGTTCCTGAATTGGCATGGTTTAACTCATGGCACGATGTACATGAGTACTGTGAAACCAATGAAGGAAGTGACATTAAACCATTGGTTAAACTGGTTGATGATCACGGCACTGACCCACTAAAAAAAGCACTTGCAAAGATTACTCCACTTGAGCAAGCTGATTATGTCATCTCTACAGCTCATAAAGCGAAAGGGCTAGAATGGAATCGCGTTCATATTGAAGATGACTATCAATTTAAAATTAATGGCTTAGAACACAAGATTAGTGATGAAGAGTTAAGATTACTTTACGTTGCCTGTACTCGTGCTAAAGTAAGTCTAAATATCCATCATCTTTATGATCTGATACAACAATTAAAACTAAGGGCGCCTTTAAGTCTTCGTCAATCGGTTGGTTGA
- the hisIE gene encoding bifunctional phosphoribosyl-AMP cyclohydrolase/phosphoribosyl-ATP diphosphatase HisIE → MSNWLDEVKFDSNGLIPAIAQHHQTGRILMVAWMNREALALTAEKNQAVYFSRSRQKLWHKGEESGHFQIVYEIRLDCDGDVIILQIEQHGGIACHTGRESCFYRKLTPQGWEIVDAQLKDPTAIYGDKAKTEAHDHAHTTEQVDVLAHLGQLMQERKQAEADTSYVASLYKKGINKILEKVGEESVEAIIAAKDFAAQDSEAHLNDLVYETADLWFHTIVMLGYFDLNPQLIIDELARRQGLSGLVEKANRNKV, encoded by the coding sequence ATGTCAAACTGGTTAGATGAAGTTAAATTTGATTCCAATGGTCTTATCCCTGCCATTGCTCAACATCATCAAACCGGACGTATTTTGATGGTGGCGTGGATGAACCGTGAAGCACTCGCGCTCACAGCAGAAAAAAATCAGGCTGTTTACTTCTCTCGCTCTCGCCAAAAACTTTGGCACAAGGGTGAAGAATCAGGCCATTTCCAAATTGTTTATGAAATTCGTCTGGACTGTGACGGCGACGTGATTATTCTACAAATTGAACAACACGGTGGTATTGCATGCCATACGGGTCGTGAGTCTTGTTTCTATCGTAAACTCACACCACAGGGTTGGGAAATTGTCGATGCACAATTAAAAGACCCTACTGCAATTTATGGTGACAAAGCTAAAACTGAAGCACACGATCATGCTCACACCACAGAACAAGTCGATGTACTTGCTCACTTAGGGCAATTGATGCAAGAGCGTAAGCAAGCTGAAGCTGATACTTCATATGTTGCAAGCCTCTACAAAAAAGGCATCAATAAAATCTTAGAAAAAGTGGGTGAAGAAAGTGTAGAAGCAATTATTGCTGCTAAAGATTTTGCCGCACAGGATTCAGAAGCTCACTTAAACGATCTCGTTTATGAAACAGCAGATTTGTGGTTCCATACTATTGTGATGTTGGGTTATTTCGATCTTAATCCACAACTTATTATTGACGAATTAGCTCGTCGTCAGGGTTTATCTGGTTTAGTTGAAAAAGCTAACCGCAACAAGGTTTAA
- a CDS encoding monovalent cation/H+ antiporter subunit A produces MDTSVLPIIILLPLILGTTLVSLLQRFSRGVTALGAIGVSLTSFGLLLTQAKTVLGGASIQQSWDWLPQLGINLSFRLDALGLLFSLLITGIGTLIYIYAYYYLGPKNSLSKLYALLMLFMAAMLGISLSNNLIILLVFWELTSISSFLLVGYWSHYEAAQRGSRMALTITGMGGLALLGGFVLLGQITGTYEISDIMGMKDAIQAHALFIPMLLLILLGAFTKSAQFPFHFWLPNAMAAPTPVSAYLHSATMVKAGIFLLARLLPIFVGAAIYHNIVTFIGLFTLCMAACFAIFKEDLKGLLAYSTISHLGLIVCLLGIGSPLAVAAAIFHIINHATFKAALFMIAGIIDHETGTRDLRKLSGIWQLLPFTATLTMITAASMAGVPLTNGFISKEMFFTELLANLSGSAVIFASIIATLAGIFAVSYSIRLVHGVFFDGPIGKQVPNKDAHEPPMGMRAPALLLAVLCILVGVLPSLLVEPLVNSVTRASLMQPEFAGTHLAIWHGFNAPLVMSIIALVGGSLFYFALAKDGMIRKIDLDPRLGRLQGRILFDLFLKHLLLTSRKIKQKTENGSLQSYLFLIIAFSVIMVTMPLLNQGLTTGTRELTHAPWIAIVLWLTLFSGCWMMLWFHHERIKAVLISGAIGLVVTMVFVTMSAPDLALTQITVDVVTTVLLLMSLSLLPQLTPYESLRSRRLRDAALAIIGGLGIGWIAWLILTRDHNSISWFFAQQSLPLGGGSNIVNVILVDFRGFDTFGEITVLGIAAIGSLCLMDGMRVHGTTITQGLTYRFNPSPLMFRITASWVLPLALVVSVYIFMRGHNYPGGGFIAGLITSMALIIQYIALGQDQTEQLLKAKSGRLYEVWIGSGLTIAGLTGVAAWFWLRPFLTSAHVYVELPILGKLHLASAASFDLGVYITVVGATMLLISVLGDSRHSSMSGPVVPHREESS; encoded by the coding sequence ATGGATACGAGTGTGCTACCGATAATTATCTTATTACCGTTAATATTAGGCACCACCCTTGTTTCATTGCTTCAACGGTTCTCGCGTGGAGTAACGGCTTTAGGGGCAATTGGAGTCAGTTTAACCAGTTTTGGTTTATTACTGACTCAAGCTAAAACTGTGCTTGGTGGTGCAAGCATTCAACAAAGCTGGGATTGGTTACCTCAATTAGGAATTAATCTAAGCTTCAGACTCGATGCTCTTGGTTTACTATTCTCTTTACTTATTACCGGTATCGGTACCCTCATTTACATATACGCCTATTACTATCTTGGCCCTAAAAATTCTTTAAGCAAACTCTATGCTTTACTCATGCTGTTTATGGCAGCAATGCTGGGTATTTCGCTCTCTAATAATCTTATTATTTTATTAGTCTTTTGGGAGCTCACCAGTATTTCATCTTTCTTATTAGTGGGTTACTGGAGTCATTATGAAGCTGCGCAACGCGGCTCTCGAATGGCGCTCACCATTACAGGGATGGGCGGTTTGGCGTTATTGGGTGGATTTGTTCTATTAGGGCAAATCACCGGAACCTATGAAATTAGTGACATCATGGGCATGAAAGACGCCATTCAAGCCCATGCTCTATTTATTCCAATGCTATTGCTTATTTTGCTTGGTGCATTTACGAAGAGTGCTCAGTTTCCATTTCATTTTTGGTTACCTAACGCAATGGCTGCACCAACACCGGTGTCTGCCTACCTACACTCTGCGACCATGGTAAAAGCGGGTATTTTTCTACTTGCCCGCTTACTACCAATTTTTGTAGGCGCTGCGATCTATCACAATATTGTGACATTTATCGGCCTGTTTACACTTTGTATGGCAGCATGTTTTGCCATTTTTAAAGAAGATTTAAAAGGGCTATTAGCCTATTCAACGATTAGTCATTTAGGGCTCATTGTTTGTTTACTTGGTATCGGTTCACCTTTAGCAGTTGCTGCTGCTATTTTTCATATTATTAACCATGCAACATTTAAAGCTGCACTCTTTATGATTGCAGGGATCATTGACCATGAAACAGGTACACGTGATCTTCGAAAACTCAGTGGTATTTGGCAATTACTCCCTTTCACTGCCACATTAACCATGATCACCGCTGCCTCTATGGCAGGTGTACCGCTCACCAATGGCTTTATTTCTAAAGAGATGTTCTTTACCGAGCTATTGGCGAATCTTTCAGGTTCAGCAGTTATCTTTGCCAGCATCATTGCAACGCTTGCTGGTATTTTTGCAGTGAGTTATTCAATTCGTTTAGTGCACGGCGTGTTTTTTGACGGTCCGATTGGTAAGCAAGTGCCAAATAAAGATGCACATGAGCCGCCAATGGGCATGCGCGCACCAGCCCTTCTTCTTGCTGTGCTATGTATCCTAGTCGGCGTTTTACCTTCTTTGTTGGTAGAACCACTGGTAAATAGCGTAACCAGAGCAAGCTTGATGCAACCAGAATTTGCAGGAACTCATCTTGCGATTTGGCATGGATTCAATGCTCCTCTTGTGATGAGTATTATTGCTTTAGTGGGCGGCTCACTGTTCTATTTTGCTTTGGCAAAAGATGGCATGATTCGTAAAATTGACCTTGACCCACGTCTTGGTCGATTACAAGGCCGCATTTTATTTGATTTATTTTTAAAACATCTGTTGCTCACAAGCCGAAAAATCAAACAAAAAACTGAAAATGGCTCATTGCAAAGTTACTTGTTCTTGATCATTGCTTTTAGCGTCATCATGGTCACTATGCCGCTACTTAATCAAGGGCTCACTACAGGCACACGTGAACTTACTCATGCTCCATGGATTGCCATCGTTCTCTGGCTAACCCTGTTCTCAGGTTGCTGGATGATGCTGTGGTTCCATCATGAGCGCATTAAAGCAGTCCTTATTAGTGGTGCAATTGGTCTAGTGGTAACGATGGTGTTTGTCACCATGTCAGCTCCAGATTTAGCACTGACTCAAATTACCGTGGATGTTGTAACCACTGTTCTTCTGTTAATGAGTTTATCTTTACTTCCACAGTTAACACCGTATGAATCTCTTCGCTCTAGACGCTTAAGAGATGCTGCTTTAGCGATTATTGGAGGCTTAGGAATAGGCTGGATTGCGTGGCTGATTTTAACTCGTGATCATAATTCGATTTCATGGTTCTTTGCGCAGCAGTCTTTGCCACTGGGTGGTGGCTCAAATATTGTAAATGTCATTTTAGTTGACTTCCGTGGTTTCGATACCTTTGGTGAAATTACAGTACTAGGCATTGCTGCTATTGGTTCACTTTGCCTCATGGATGGTATGCGTGTACATGGTACAACCATAACTCAAGGTCTCACCTACCGTTTTAATCCATCTCCACTCATGTTCCGTATTACAGCCTCTTGGGTATTGCCATTGGCGCTTGTCGTGAGTGTTTATATCTTTATGCGAGGCCATAACTATCCAGGTGGTGGCTTTATTGCAGGTCTAATCACCTCAATGGCGTTAATCATTCAATATATTGCGCTAGGTCAAGACCAGACAGAACAATTACTTAAAGCAAAATCAGGTCGTCTTTACGAAGTATGGATTGGTTCAGGTTTAACCATTGCTGGGCTTACTGGTGTAGCTGCATGGTTCTGGTTACGCCCATTCCTAACTAGCGCGCACGTCTATGTTGAATTACCAATTTTAGGAAAACTACATTTGGCTTCGGCTGCGAGTTTTGACTTAGGGGTTTATATTACCGTGGTTGGTGCAACAATGTTGCTCATCTCGGTATTGGGAGACTCTCGCCACTCAAGTATGTCTGGTCCTGTAGTACCACATCGGGAGGAATCATCATGA
- a CDS encoding AAA family ATPase, which yields MQLESIQFKHIALFHDLKIQFQYEKQPITLILGEQATGKSMLLKHTYHALTWFPARFKDLRSPGIVMPDQDITQSRLQSKIEVTLQVPPEIGSLPESTSAQQVDSSLCSWKLFKTLNSSGIGISQVETQQLDQTMALYQQVIKKDPLQGLPLIAYYPAERFVNDINLLNKNLPGITQAISAYDISPVPFTTFTRFFEWLREISDIENAQAAHLVQRIKSKQSDPQDQTELLNELQKELSGQPKQLTAPNLYALKNALNIVLPELKDLYLQYQPRLQLMADYDGQTLPFQQLSNTTKTWIALVGDIARRLCLLNPLSLNPCLEGEGILLIDQIDAQLDAQHCSEILNKLHQAFPRLQIIATGSREELLEHASAYQCLKLEHGKISHLDLNTTKQQLEHIYTLLQRSESLVPHIEAQLPSLIDPTPSPAQVDVLFQQIQGLNEQQKNELLRMIHAGDTPEESPSV from the coding sequence ATGCAACTTGAATCTATCCAATTTAAACATATTGCTCTGTTTCACGATCTTAAAATACAGTTTCAATATGAAAAACAGCCGATTACCTTAATCTTAGGTGAACAAGCAACGGGTAAAAGTATGTTGCTCAAACATACTTACCATGCTCTAACTTGGTTCCCTGCCCGTTTTAAAGATTTACGTAGTCCCGGTATTGTTATGCCTGACCAAGACATTACTCAATCGCGTCTACAGTCAAAAATCGAAGTGACCCTTCAAGTTCCACCAGAAATTGGCTCTTTACCAGAAAGTACTTCTGCACAACAGGTAGATTCTTCGCTGTGTAGCTGGAAACTTTTTAAAACCCTAAATTCAAGTGGCATTGGAATCAGCCAAGTTGAAACTCAACAACTTGACCAGACTATGGCCCTTTATCAACAAGTCATCAAAAAAGATCCATTACAAGGATTACCCTTAATCGCTTACTACCCAGCCGAGCGATTTGTAAATGATATTAATCTGCTCAATAAAAATTTACCCGGCATAACTCAAGCCATTTCAGCCTATGATATTAGTCCAGTTCCGTTCACAACCTTCACTCGTTTTTTTGAATGGTTACGCGAAATTAGTGATATCGAAAATGCTCAAGCTGCACATTTAGTACAACGCATTAAATCTAAGCAATCAGATCCACAAGATCAGACAGAACTATTAAATGAGCTTCAAAAAGAGTTATCTGGGCAGCCTAAACAGCTCACCGCACCTAACCTCTACGCTCTTAAAAATGCATTAAATATTGTTTTGCCTGAGCTCAAAGACTTATATTTACAATATCAGCCTAGGCTTCAACTTATGGCTGACTATGATGGCCAAACCCTACCTTTTCAGCAACTTTCCAACACCACAAAAACATGGATTGCTTTAGTGGGCGATATTGCCCGCAGGCTCTGTTTACTCAATCCGTTAAGCCTAAATCCTTGTCTTGAAGGTGAAGGAATTTTATTGATTGATCAAATTGATGCACAACTCGATGCACAGCATTGTTCAGAAATTTTAAACAAACTCCATCAAGCATTCCCACGCTTACAAATTATTGCAACTGGAAGTCGTGAAGAGTTACTAGAACATGCCTCGGCCTATCAATGTTTAAAATTAGAGCATGGTAAAATTAGTCATCTCGATTTAAATACCACAAAACAACAGCTTGAACACATCTATACATTACTCCAAAGAAGTGAGTCATTAGTTCCACATATAGAAGCACAGCTTCCAAGCTTAATAGACCCTACTCCCTCTCCAGCACAGGTTGATGTTTTATTTCAGCAAATTCAGGGTTTAAATGAACAACAAAAAAACGAATTGCTACGCATGATTCATGCAGGAGACACACCAGAAGAAAGCCCTTCTGTTTAA
- a CDS encoding monovalent cation/H+ antiporter subunit D — MFDFLSFWQEHAPIFSILIPAFTAFILLLLGNPGAGSLKDDWRQPWRRGISLVSAIAGLVTAIVYLSFASTGQITTYQLSEWSAPFGIVLVLDRLSAFMLVLTYALVVPVLWYASDNWDTRGRYFHAMVHFLLMGICGAFLTGDLFNLFVFFEILLMASYVLLLHGQGKPRFQLGVHYVIINLLASALFLIGLGMIYGSVGSLNMADVSRLIPTLEADQHKLAVAGALLLFVVFGIKAAMLPVGFWLPKTYAVASTPVAAIFTIMTKVGIYSILRVNGTVFDDALSQEILKSWLLPIGLITSLYGVIAAIGADRLRRFVGFMVLSSIGTLLTAIAMSNTQAWSGALYYLVHSTLIGAAFYLFCGWITSQRGDFKDHLKVAPRIKQEKAAMLTYFLIAMMLAGLPPFSGFLGKVFILQATVEASYQGWIIGVVLVVSLLSIIALTRVGFILFWRATPPEEDPIHPAYILYRALPERAPPRNDQVIYVLLAGLIAYVVFAAPIQHYTLSTAQQIQDHALYQHTILKVDKNGETISVQPFDPAYLPETKYGGEVEDHNAYLVPDIISKDTFNGEHISEYKLRQIQQQDKLQTPTIVDESQLKPMEP, encoded by the coding sequence ATGTTTGATTTTTTATCTTTCTGGCAAGAACATGCGCCGATTTTTAGCATTCTCATTCCGGCATTTACTGCTTTTATCTTATTACTGCTAGGCAACCCAGGAGCAGGTTCTTTAAAAGATGACTGGCGACAACCATGGCGTCGTGGCATTAGTCTTGTTTCTGCAATTGCTGGATTAGTTACCGCAATTGTATATTTAAGCTTTGCAAGCACAGGCCAAATTACCACTTACCAGCTGAGTGAATGGTCAGCACCGTTTGGTATTGTGCTCGTATTAGATCGTCTTTCTGCTTTTATGCTGGTACTGACCTATGCATTAGTCGTTCCAGTTTTATGGTATGCAAGCGACAATTGGGATACCCGTGGTCGCTATTTCCATGCCATGGTGCATTTCTTATTAATGGGTATCTGCGGAGCATTTTTAACAGGCGATTTATTTAACCTTTTCGTCTTTTTTGAAATCTTGTTGATGGCTTCGTATGTTTTGCTTTTACATGGCCAAGGCAAACCTCGTTTTCAGCTTGGCGTTCACTATGTCATTATCAATCTTCTAGCCTCTGCCCTATTCTTAATCGGCCTTGGAATGATTTATGGCAGTGTGGGCAGCCTCAACATGGCTGATGTTTCACGCCTTATTCCAACACTCGAAGCAGATCAACACAAATTAGCCGTAGCAGGCGCCCTACTTTTATTTGTAGTGTTTGGCATTAAAGCGGCGATGCTTCCTGTAGGTTTTTGGCTACCAAAAACTTATGCTGTTGCAAGTACACCTGTGGCTGCAATATTCACCATTATGACCAAGGTCGGGATCTATTCGATTTTGCGTGTAAATGGAACAGTATTTGACGATGCACTTAGTCAAGAAATCTTAAAAAGCTGGTTACTTCCGATTGGTTTGATTACCTCACTATACGGTGTGATTGCAGCAATTGGAGCAGATCGTTTACGTCGCTTTGTCGGCTTTATGGTACTTTCTTCAATTGGTACATTGCTCACAGCAATTGCCATGTCAAATACACAAGCATGGTCTGGTGCTTTATATTACTTAGTGCACAGCACACTGATTGGCGCGGCTTTTTATCTATTTTGTGGATGGATAACTTCACAACGTGGAGATTTTAAAGATCATTTAAAAGTTGCCCCAAGAATCAAACAAGAAAAAGCAGCGATGCTGACTTACTTCTTGATTGCCATGATGCTCGCGGGTTTACCACCTTTTAGTGGTTTTCTTGGAAAGGTATTTATTTTACAAGCGACAGTCGAAGCCAGCTACCAAGGTTGGATCATTGGTGTTGTGCTTGTTGTGAGCCTATTAAGTATTATTGCTCTAACGCGAGTTGGTTTTATCTTGTTCTGGCGAGCAACACCACCAGAGGAAGATCCAATTCATCCGGCTTATATTCTTTATCGAGCATTACCAGAACGAGCACCACCACGTAATGATCAAGTGATTTATGTGTTACTTGCCGGCTTAATCGCTTATGTCGTCTTTGCTGCACCTATTCAGCATTACACATTAAGTACTGCCCAGCAGATTCAAGACCATGCACTTTACCAACACACTATTCTTAAAGTAGATAAAAATGGTGAAACTATCAGCGTACAACCATTTGACCCTGCTTACCTACCAGAAACTAAATATGGTGGTGAGGTTGAAGATCATAATGCTTACCTCGTTCCAGATATTATTTCGAAAGATACCTTCAATGGTGAACATATTTCGGAATATAAACTTCGACAAATTCAGCAACAGGACAAACTACAAACGCCTACCATTGTTGATGAAAGTCAATTGAAACCTATGGAGCCATAA
- a CDS encoding Na+/H+ antiporter subunit E, with protein MQLSHLLERWFPHPFVSVLIILFWLMLSHSLDASDILTAVLLGLIIPRLVKPFITRTPHIHWKPAIKLCFVVLWDIVISNFRVAKLVLGPTKNLHPKWYRVPLETEHEQVNTLLAMIITTTPGTVSAGIDQERGDILVHALSTDNTESDIEDIKQRYEIPLMEIFDVKSKTEASA; from the coding sequence ATGCAGTTATCTCATTTGCTTGAACGCTGGTTTCCACATCCATTTGTTTCCGTTCTTATCATTTTATTTTGGCTGATGCTGTCACATAGTCTTGATGCTAGTGACATTCTGACGGCAGTACTGTTGGGCTTAATTATTCCTCGTTTAGTCAAACCGTTTATTACCCGCACACCGCATATTCACTGGAAACCCGCTATTAAATTATGCTTTGTGGTGCTTTGGGATATTGTTATTTCTAACTTCCGAGTGGCAAAGCTCGTTTTAGGACCTACCAAAAATTTACATCCTAAATGGTATCGTGTGCCATTAGAAACGGAACATGAGCAGGTTAATACTTTACTGGCAATGATCATTACCACAACGCCGGGTACGGTTTCTGCAGGCATTGATCAGGAACGTGGAGATATTCTGGTTCATGCGTTGAGCACGGATAATACCGAATCTGATATTGAAGACATCAAACAACGTTATGAAATTCCACTTATGGAAATTTTTGATGTAAAAAGCAAAACGGAGGCAAGTGCATGA